Genomic segment of Nostoc sp. TCL240-02:
TCGCTAGTGAGTTCATCGCCTAACTGTGCTGGAGAGAAATGCACTTGGATTGCCTTTAATCTATGTTTATAATGCAAATTTATCAATGCTTTCAATCCTTCCTTGAGCGCCTGAACGTTAGAAAGATCGGTTTCTAACTCTGGTACTTCTCCTTCATAAGCTACTGTAATCATTACAATGACGTTGCGAGTTACAGGTATAGATAAAGGTTCATTCAATCCAGAGTCAGAACTATAATCTGGTTCACTGAGATATCTTTCGGCAGAGTCAGTAAATAATTCATTAACATAATCTCCCGCCTCGCCTTCAGTCCAAAGTACGTCGCCTTCGTTGGCAGCAGAAAGCCAATATTCATCGTATTGTAGAAGAGTTTGGCTAATTTCCACCAATCCTTCTCCCAAAACTTCTAAGTCGCCATCGGCATCGATCGCATCTCGCCCAGCACTATTTAATACTCCCAAAATTGGCGCTACCTCGCCTCCCCCCAAGTGCAGAAATAGGCGAAAGACTACATAGCGAGTTCGACCGATCATTTTATTAAAGAGATTGCTCATTTTTTCCTCCATTTTTTTATTTGTCATTAGTCATTTGTCATCTGTCATTTGTCTAATAACTAATTCTCATTCCCCATTACCCATTCCCCATTACCCATTCCCCATTTCTAATGACTAATATAATGAAATCCTTTGACAAAATCTATTAACATACTTAACGAAGGTAATATGTATTTTGTTGCTTCATTAGATATATCATCATAAGTTGAAGCATTAAGAGCAGAGCGATTAATAAATCT
This window contains:
- a CDS encoding DUF1517 domain-containing protein; protein product: MSNLFNKMIGRTRYVVFRLFLHLGGGEVAPILGVLNSAGRDAIDADGDLEVLGEGLVEISQTLLQYDEYWLSAANEGDVLWTEGEAGDYVNELFTDSAERYLSEPDYSSDSGLNEPLSIPVTRNVIVMITVAYEGEVPELETDLSNVQALKEGLKALINLHYKHRLKAIQVHFSPAQLGDELTSDQLLQYYPELIPL